From a region of the Constantimarinum furrinae genome:
- a CDS encoding glycosyltransferase family 4 protein: MSEIKTILLCQYPMPLNRIASWTNMYNYYLRNSLHNFDFIVCPEDDEKAEGVTYSYIKPTNFPEAIKNRLDKKNRFAHYFKALDAVLEPNQKYIIHIIDHSGLIAPLNTHLETHYDRKDFYIQYYFQGFDVLYKDERAESFLGGIDEMFFLTQMSYQLYKSYYYELTMRAGVMHNTTDSKLFHTIPSEEKTSLKDALGIKAKLVFLWCSQDRPKKGLHIILDVWKRVYSGNAAEMQLLIVGTNTEVDLDGVTVVGRVPNATLPQYYQVSDFYLFSTLCKEGFGIVLAEALKCGCYCIASDQGGVKEVLANGDYGKLIENPNFIDEWVRVIKESMHEYVANNYQNPFYRPEFEKLYDLDDWCAKMNHKIAEAKKNMV, from the coding sequence ATGAGCGAGATAAAGACCATTCTGTTGTGTCAATACCCTATGCCTCTCAACCGTATAGCCAGTTGGACCAATATGTATAATTATTACCTTCGGAATTCACTGCACAACTTCGATTTTATAGTATGTCCCGAGGATGATGAAAAAGCAGAAGGGGTTACCTATTCGTACATCAAGCCAACGAATTTTCCGGAAGCCATTAAAAACAGACTCGATAAGAAAAACCGCTTTGCCCATTATTTTAAAGCGTTGGATGCCGTACTCGAGCCTAATCAAAAATACATCATACACATTATCGATCATTCGGGCTTGATCGCACCCTTGAATACCCATCTGGAAACGCATTACGATCGTAAGGATTTTTATATACAGTACTACTTTCAGGGGTTTGACGTTTTGTACAAGGACGAGCGTGCGGAGTCATTTTTAGGCGGAATAGACGAAATGTTCTTCCTCACTCAAATGTCGTATCAATTATACAAATCGTATTATTACGAGTTGACGATGCGGGCCGGCGTGATGCACAATACTACCGATAGCAAATTATTTCATACCATCCCTTCCGAAGAAAAAACTAGTTTAAAGGATGCGCTGGGCATTAAAGCAAAACTGGTTTTCCTGTGGTGCTCTCAGGATCGTCCTAAAAAGGGTTTACACATTATCCTCGATGTTTGGAAACGTGTCTATTCCGGAAATGCCGCTGAAATGCAATTGCTGATCGTTGGGACCAACACCGAAGTCGATCTCGACGGGGTTACGGTTGTGGGTCGTGTGCCTAATGCTACTTTACCACAATATTATCAGGTATCCGATTTTTATCTGTTTTCTACCTTGTGTAAGGAAGGCTTCGGAATTGTCCTCGCTGAGGCGCTTAAGTGCGGTTGCTACTGTATTGCATCAGACCAGGGCGGAGTGAAGGAAGTACTTGCCAATGGGGACTATGGAAAGCTCATTGAGAATCCTAATTTTATTGATGAATGGGTAAGGGTGATCAAAGAAAGTATGCATGAATATGTGGCAAACAACTATCAAAATCCGTTTTACAGACCCGAGTTCGAAAAATTATACGATCTTGACGACTGGTGCGCTAAAATGAATCACAAAATAGCGGAAGCTAAAAAAAATATGGTGTAA